A part of Desulfitibacter alkalitolerans DSM 16504 genomic DNA contains:
- a CDS encoding DUF3991 and TOPRIM domain-containing protein, whose amino-acid sequence MPYVTPEQIERSKRMDLLTYLQYYEPQELVRFSGNVYTTRTHDSLKISNGKWCWWSRNIGGRSALDYLIKVRGMTLPEAVLQIDGQSAVMPPVSPKVQKPVEPKKLLLPEKNENNDHVITYLMGRGIHREIIDYCIRTKQLYESRDYHNAVFIGFDRHGVPKYATLRGTFGKRFMGEVNGSDKHFSFSIPARNECRKLHLFESAIDLLSHGTLELLSGKDWRQENCLSLAGIYMPKKIIEESTPPAALMQYLKDFPQIKEIALHLDNDTAGRLAAKTIKTLLSSSLTVSDEPPKRGKDVNDYLKITSKMRQRRERE is encoded by the coding sequence ATGCCTTATGTAACACCGGAGCAGATTGAGCGCTCAAAGCGAATGGATCTGCTGACTTACCTGCAATATTATGAGCCGCAGGAGCTGGTGCGCTTTTCCGGCAACGTCTATACCACACGTACCCATGACAGCCTGAAAATCAGCAACGGGAAATGGTGCTGGTGGTCGCGCAACATCGGCGGGCGTTCTGCCCTGGACTATCTCATCAAGGTACGGGGCATGACGCTCCCGGAAGCGGTACTTCAGATAGACGGACAGTCAGCGGTCATGCCGCCTGTTTCGCCAAAGGTGCAGAAACCTGTTGAGCCTAAAAAACTGCTCCTGCCTGAGAAAAATGAAAACAATGACCACGTGATTACCTACCTCATGGGGCGCGGCATTCACCGGGAGATTATAGACTACTGTATCCGGACCAAACAGCTATATGAAAGCCGTGATTATCACAACGCCGTCTTTATCGGTTTTGACCGGCATGGCGTTCCCAAATATGCTACTCTCCGTGGAACTTTTGGCAAACGGTTTATGGGGGAAGTGAACGGAAGTGACAAGCACTTCTCCTTCTCTATCCCAGCCAGGAACGAATGCCGCAAACTGCACTTATTTGAAAGCGCTATTGATTTATTATCCCATGGTACGTTGGAACTGCTTTCCGGTAAGGACTGGCGGCAGGAAAATTGCCTGTCCCTTGCGGGAATCTATATGCCGAAAAAGATTATTGAGGAAAGCACCCCACCTGCCGCACTCATGCAATACTTAAAAGACTTCCCACAAATAAAGGAAATCGCTTTACATCTGGACAACGACACGGCTGGACGGCTGGCAGCAAAGACTATCAAGACCCTTCTTTCCTCCTCACTTACCGTTTCCGATGAGCCGCCAAAGCGTGGAAAGGATGTGAACGACTATTTGAAAATTACCTCAAAGATGCGACAGAGACGGGAACGCGAATAG